A DNA window from Ovis aries strain OAR_USU_Benz2616 breed Rambouillet chromosome 7, ARS-UI_Ramb_v3.0, whole genome shotgun sequence contains the following coding sequences:
- the CHAC1 gene encoding glutathione-specific gamma-glutamylcyclotransferase 1 — MKQETAAQNSPPASPPSSQPLSEDGDPQALWIFGYGSLVWRPDFAYSDSRVGFVRGYSRRFWQGDTFHRGSDKMPGRVVTLLEDREGCTWGVAYQVQGEQVSEALKYLNVREAVLGGYDTKEVTFYPQDTPDQPLKALAYVATPQNPGYLGPAPEEAIATQILACRGFSGHNLEYLLRLADFMQLCGPQAQDEHLAAIVDAVGTMLPCFCPTEQALALV, encoded by the exons ATGAAGCAGGAGACTGCAGCCCAGAACTCTCCTCccgcctctcctccctcctcacaaCCCCTCTCCGAAGACGGCGACCCCCAAGCGTTGTGGATTTTTGGGTACGGCTCCCTGGTGTGGAGGCCCGACTTCGCCTACAGTGACAGCCGTGTGGGCTTCGTGCGCGGCTACAGCCGCCGCTTCTGGCAGGGAGACACCTTCCATCGCGGCAGTGACAAGATG cCTGGTCGTGTGGTGACCCTCCTTGAAGATCGTGAG GGCTGCACTTGGGGTGTGGCATACCAGGTGCAAGGCGAGCAGGTGAGCGAGGCCCTGAAGTACCTGAACGTGCGGGAGGCAGTGCTCGGCGGCTATGATACCAAGGAGGTCACCTTCTACCCTCAAGATACCCCTGACCAACCACTCAAGGCATTGGCCTACGTGGCCACCCCACAGAACCCTGGCTACCTGGGTCCTGCCCCCGAGGAGGCCATCGCTACACAGATCTTGGCCTGCCGAGGCTTCTCTGGGCACAACCTTGAGTACTTGCTGCGCCTGGCGGACTTCATGCAGCTCTGTGGGCCCCAGGCTCAGGATGAGCACCTGGCCGCCATCGTGGACGCTGTAGGCACCATGCTGCCCTGCTTCTGTCCCACTGAGCAGGCTTTGGCACTGGTCTGA